From a single Aquarana catesbeiana isolate 2022-GZ linkage group LG09, ASM4218655v1, whole genome shotgun sequence genomic region:
- the LOC141108854 gene encoding putative glutamine amidotransferase-like class 1 domain-containing protein 3B, mitochondrial isoform X1, with the protein MSKKVAVILSGCGVYDGSEIHESSAVLVHLSRAGVQYAIFAPDIDQMHVVDHVKGQPTEEKRNVLTESARIARGKISDLKDLKVSEYDALIIPGGFGVAKNLSTWAVQGKDCSVLKPIEETIKSFHASHKPIGLCCISPVLAAKLIPRCEVTVGCDTECEKWPYAGTAGAIKELGCKHVNKQVNEVHVDTKNKLVTNCAFMSNSPLDQIYDGVGEMVKALLKLL; encoded by the exons ATGTCTAAGAAGGTGGCGGTGATCCTCTCGGGATGTGGGGTGTACGATGGCAGTGAGATCCACGAATCCTCCGCTGTGTTGGTTCACCTGAGTCGGGCCGGAGTCCAG TATGCGATCTTCGCCCCGGACATCGATCAGATGCATGTGGTGGACCATGTGAAGGGACAGCCCACCGAGGAGAAGCGCAATGTCCTGACAGAGAGCGCCCGCATCGCCCGAGGAAAGATCTCCGACCTGAAAGATCTGAAAGTCAGCGAATATGACGCACTAATCATACCGG GTGGTTTTGGGGTCGCTAAGAATTTGTCTACATGGGCTGTGCAGGGGAAGGACTGCTCCGTCCTGAAACCCATCGAGGAGACGATTAAATCTTTCCATGCCAGCCATAAGCCGATCGGTCTGTGCTGCATCTCCCCGGTGCTGGCCGCAAAACTCATCCCAAGATGTGAGGTCACCGTGGGCTGTGACACCGAGTGTGAGAA GTGGCCGTACGCCGGGACTGCCGGAGCCATTAAAGAACTCGGCTGTAAACACGTCAACAAGCAGGTGAATGAGGTCCATGTGGACACCAAAAACAAACTGGTCACCAACTGCGCCTTCATGAGCAACAGTCCACTGGACCAGATCTACGATGGTGTCGGGGAAATGGTCAAAGCTCTACTGAAGCTTCTCTAA
- the LOC141109045 gene encoding uncharacterized protein, translating into MVNWSSVSQSSESHLSQSSGSHLSQSSVSQSSESHLSQSSVSHLSQSSESHLSQSSESHLSQSSESHLSQSSESDLSQPSVSQSSESHLSQSSVSQSSEFPLSQSSVSQSSESHLSQSSEFHLSQSSESHLSQSSESHLSQSSESHLSQSSESHLSQSSVSQSSESHLSQSSESHLSQSSESHLSQSSESHLSQSSESHLSQSSESHLSQSSVSQSSESHLSQSSVSQSLVSARLL; encoded by the exons ATGGTGAACTGG tcctcggtgtctcagtcctcggagtctcacctgtctcagtcctcggggTCTCACTtgtctcagtcctcggtgtctcagtcctcggagtctcacctgtctcagtcctcggtgtctcacctgtctcagtcctcggagtctcacctgtctcagtcctcggagtctcacctgtctcagtcctcggagtctcacctgtctcagtcctcggagtctgaCCTGTCTCAGCCCTcggtgtctcagtcctcggagtctcacctatctcagtcctcggtgtctcagtcctcggagtttcccctgtctcagtcctcggtgtctcagtcctcggagtctcacctgtctcagtcctcggagtttcacctgtctcagtcctcggagtctcacctgtctcagtcctcggagtctcacctgtctcagtcctcggagtctcacctgtctcagtcctcggagtctcacctgtctcagtcctcggtgtctcagtcctcggagtctcacctgtctcagtcctcggagtctcac ctgtctcagtcctcggagtctcacctgtctcagtcctcggagtctcacctgtctcagtcctcggagtctcacctgtctcagtcctcggagtctcacctgtctcagtcctcggtgtctcagtcctcggagtctcacctgtctcagtcctcggtgtctcagTCCTTGGTGTCAGCTCGGCTCTTGTAA
- the LOC141108854 gene encoding putative glutamine amidotransferase-like class 1 domain-containing protein 3B, mitochondrial isoform X2, which yields MHVVDHVKGQPTEEKRNVLTESARIARGKISDLKDLKVSEYDALIIPGGFGVAKNLSTWAVQGKDCSVLKPIEETIKSFHASHKPIGLCCISPVLAAKLIPRCEVTVGCDTECEKWPYAGTAGAIKELGCKHVNKQVNEVHVDTKNKLVTNCAFMSNSPLDQIYDGVGEMVKALLKLL from the exons ATGCATGTGGTGGACCATGTGAAGGGACAGCCCACCGAGGAGAAGCGCAATGTCCTGACAGAGAGCGCCCGCATCGCCCGAGGAAAGATCTCCGACCTGAAAGATCTGAAAGTCAGCGAATATGACGCACTAATCATACCGG GTGGTTTTGGGGTCGCTAAGAATTTGTCTACATGGGCTGTGCAGGGGAAGGACTGCTCCGTCCTGAAACCCATCGAGGAGACGATTAAATCTTTCCATGCCAGCCATAAGCCGATCGGTCTGTGCTGCATCTCCCCGGTGCTGGCCGCAAAACTCATCCCAAGATGTGAGGTCACCGTGGGCTGTGACACCGAGTGTGAGAA GTGGCCGTACGCCGGGACTGCCGGAGCCATTAAAGAACTCGGCTGTAAACACGTCAACAAGCAGGTGAATGAGGTCCATGTGGACACCAAAAACAAACTGGTCACCAACTGCGCCTTCATGAGCAACAGTCCACTGGACCAGATCTACGATGGTGTCGGGGAAATGGTCAAAGCTCTACTGAAGCTTCTCTAA